The window CGGGAAAATATACGTAATGTTGGTTTGAGCTATATTGATCTAACTAGAAGGATACTCGGTCTGGCTGAATTTCCTGATGATAGTCACTTCACAAACCTGGAGTCAGCTATTGTTGCTctaggatgcaaagaatgcctTTTGTCTGAAGAGATTAATAAATCTAGTGAATATAAACCGTTGATGGATGCATTTTCCAGGTGCGGTGCAATGataactgaaagaaagaaaactgAATTTAAAGTAAGAGATTTGGTACAGGATCTTTGCAGGCTTGCGAAAGGGTCTAATGATTCAGTAAGAGATCTGCTTTCTGAATTCGAAATCTCACTGGGTGCCCTTGCATGTATTGTGTCTTATGTGGATTTACTTGCAGACGAGAGCAATTATGGTAACTATACGGTCCAAAGATACGATCTAGATTGTTACATGAGATTAGATTCTGCTGCTATGAGGGCACTAAACGTCTTTGAGAGCAAAACAGATGCTAACAAAAACTTTAGCTTATTCGGCCTTCTGAATAGAACCTGTACTGCTGGAATGGGCAAGCGTTTACTTCACTTGTGGCTGAAACAACCTTTGTTAGATGTAAATGAGATAAACTCTAGGCTGGATTTGGTGCAAGCTTTTGTTGAGGATGGTGCCATTCGCCAAGATTTAAGGCAGCATTTGAAAAGAATTTCAGATATAGAGAGGCTTATCTGCTGTCTTGAGAAGAAAAGAGCAAGTTTGGTGCATGTGGTTAAGCTTTACCAGGTATTTTCTATTTCTCTTGATTTATACTTGAACAATGGTGGTGCAGCCGAATACTGCATCCTatggatttcaaaattttttgaCTTAATGGTAAACAACTGAAAGAAAAGTGAAATTGGCTTTTGGAAGGTATAATTGAGGTAATACAACTGTGAATAAGGTAGATCCTTCGAAGTCTAATTGCAAAAGCTATCAGTGCAGTTATATCTTGACGAACTATCCACACTCTTTACCTATCATAAAGGTGCTGTCTGATCTCATCTTATCTCATCTCTTTGCATAGGCTATTAGTAAAATGAGCTActtcttcaaaaaaaaatccTTCTTTCGCTAGCTTTAAGACGTCTTATTTCTTTCTGGATTTTATGGAAGCAAGCACTAAGCACTTTCTTCTACCATATACTGTTGTACGAAAGGGATTCCTTATGTCAGTCTGTCCAAAATGCTCAGTTGCACTAGCAAGATAAATACTGAGATTTTTTTACCCATAAGTTAATTTGATCGTTAGCATAGAAACTATTGGGTTGTAATGCTTATCATTCTTTATCTCAACTATTATAACCTTTTCACCGTACATGAATTTATTTGTTTGTCACTTTTCATGGAATACAGTCGAGCATCAGACTGCCATTCATCAAAAGTGCATTAGAGCAGTACAGTGGCCAGTTTTGTTCACTGATCAGAGAAAGGTATTTGGATACTCTAGAAAAATGGACAGGAGATGCTCATTTGAATAGGTTCATAAGTCTTGTGGAAGTTGCAATTGACCTTGATCAACTAGAGAATGGAGAATACATGATTTCAGCTGACTATGATTCACAATTATCTGTTCTGAAAAGTGAGCAAGAGTCTCTGGGACAGCAGATACATGAATTGCACAGAAATGCAGCTAACGATCTTGATCTGGCCCTCGATAAAGCTCTGAAACTAGAAAAAAGCACACAATATGGACATGTCTTTAGAATTACGAAAAAGGAAGAACCGAAAGTAAGGAAGAAGCTAAATACCCATTTTATTATTCTTGAAACTCGAAAAGATGGGGTAAAGTTTACCAATACCAAGCTTAAAAAACTCAGTGACCAATACCAAAAGGTGGTTGAGGAGTATAAGAACTGCCAGAAAGAATTGGTTGCAAACGTAGTTCAAACTGTCGCTACCTTTTCTGAGGTATATGTTGCTGAATGCTTGTAATCTCCCCCAGCCATTTTACAAAAATTTCGCCATTATTGCCATTTGTGTTGATTTCTTTTTACAGGTTTTTGAAGGAATAGCTGGGCCTATCTCTGAATTAGATGTTTTACTTGGTTTTGCTGATTTGGCTGCTAATTGTCCGACTCCCTACACACGACCTAGTATCAATCCACCAGTAAGAGTTAGTTAATCATCCTAACTCTCTTGTGAAGAAATTGTAACATGATTTTTCCAATTTCTTTCTTGTCAGGATATGGGAGACATTATTTTAGAAGGAAGTCGGCATCCTTGTGTTGAAGCACAAGACTGGGTGAACTTTATCCCAAATGATTGCAAGCTAGTAAGTTCTTGTGCTCTGCTGACAACCTATCTTTAACAGCCTATGCTCAGATTTTTCATGTAGTACTTTGTTTTGTTTCCAGATCAGGGAAAATAGCTGGTTCCAGATTATCACAGGGCCTAATATGGGTGGAAAATCAACTTTCATACGACAGGTTGGTATAAAATTCTTGTTTAATCTGCATATCAAAAAAGTACTTACTGGAGCATTTATAAGCATTATTCATGAGAACTAAGGGATTAAACTGAACTTTTAAGATCGGCATTGGGGTTAGTCCCAACTTCCTTCTATTGTTTAGAGTTAACTCTTATTGACCTTGATAAGACAAAGCATGGAGTTTGTCCACAGGTCTGGTGATGCAGGTGAAAAGTTCCTTGGAGAAGGTGGTGATAAACTATCAACTGTAGGATGCTATTTATACTGTTTACATGCAAGTGCACATAGGTGCAAATGACTAAAGATgtctaaaaaaaattcatgatcttgattTCCCTTGTTTAAGTATGATGAAAAAATGGGGCTTCTCTATCTCCTTTATAATCACAGCAGCTCAATGTGTTTTAGCAAAACCAAAAAATTCATTCTCCTAAATTTGAACTGTACCCATAAATTATCTTTAACAATTATTTCAAGAGTGCCTGATGCATCGCTTGTGATTAAAGGCTGCTTGCTTACTGAAATTAGGCTGTACTAAGGTTTATTTATACACAGGTTGGCGTGAATGTTATGATGGCACAAGTTGGTTCCTTTGTCCCATGTGAAAGCGCTAGCATTTCTATTCGTGATTGTATTTTTGCTCGAGTGGGTGCTGGTGACTGCCAGGTAATATTAATCTGATAAGAAATGAAATTGTTGAAGTTGGTTAAATTCTTGAAGATTTTGCTTGGTGTGACTGGTGTGAGGCATCTTATTATCACCTATTCATCCATGACTGTGAATTGACTTACAGTTGTCGGCATGGTTGTCAGGAGTTGGGGATCATGAGATTTAGTGGCGCCGCAGTTTTTTCAGGACACTGCAATCACTTTCTTTTAGTGTCAAATTATTTTCTTCAGAGATTTAGTTTAAATGGAAAAGATGAAAGTTGAGATTATGATTTTTACAAATGTTATTTTGGCTTTGGTGATAAGTGGGAAGAAGTGTTTTGTTAGGATgacttgatttgatttgacttACATACCACTTTAATAGTTTGAATAACTTTTTGGGTTTTagatatttatttatcattCTTCAATCATTGTAACACTCTAGGCAACATCATACCTTCTATATTTTCGTCTCATGATTAAATTGTGTTGACATCCCTATCAACTTATTGATCTGGTTGTGTGTCAACTGATCCCCATGCACACGTGCACACACAgaagagaaaatattttgataaatacAAGGCAATTGCATCTTTACAAGAAGGAATCCAAATGACTTTGACTTGCTTAGCTTAAACTATGAAATCCCCCAGTATGTGCAAATGCATGTTTTTGTGTGACAGAAGgatgtatatatttatatttcattTGTTTGACATATCTTCATTCTGCCTCTTTGTCTCCCTTGTATAGATGCGTGGAGTTTCGACTTTCATGCAAGAAATGCTAGAGACTGCATCAATCTTGAAAGGAGCTACAGACAAGTCTTTAATAATAATTGATGAGTTAGGTCGTGGCACATCAACATATGATGGATTTGGTTAGTCTTTCACTCATCGGCATCTTTGTTTGTTAATTTTTTACAcatcttttttttaaatttctgtATATTGTACTAGTATTTGGTAATATGATCGACGTGTTTAAGTTTTATGACCCTTTTCCCAATAAATATCCTGTTGGGATTATTTTATGCGCTGGGCAGAAGTGAGAATATTACAATAATTATAATAAGTAATTACCATTGTGCATGACCATGAAATAAGATTATTGCGGAAAATATGTTTTTTTGGGTGAATGCGCATAAATAGGTGTGAACACAACAAAATAATAGATGGAAAATAAAAAGTTAGCGGGAGCAAATTAACTCTAATAATCTCGGAATTTTTATTCATTTGCTTATATCTTTTATCACACATGTCCAATGGCATACCACCCACTTTTCCGCACAATGTTGCAATTGTGCCACATCTACACACATGAAGGtcgatattttttatatttattaatgcATGTGAGCTTTATCAACAAGAAAGGTAAATGCTTTTAGTTAATGGATCACTTTGGATGCATTTGACATTGAATTATCAGATGCAACATACGGTAAAAGAAAGAGATTAGCAATCTTCTGTTTTTTCCATTTGAAAAATCTGTGTAATTCTAGTCAATTATATCTTAATACAATTTCACTTGCTGGGACTTGGATAGCTTGCATGATTGACGCTGATTGTGGATTGACTTGCCATTCTATTGGAATTTGAGAATGACCATGATGTGAGAAATGAAGGATATGATTTTGAGTTAAGTTACTATGAATGCTTTGTAGTTTGGTGACGGAACTTGTTTTCCGTACTCTGGTGCTCATATAAGGATTTGAATTCACAGAGAATTTCACTGAAAATACATTGTATGTAACTTTTATTTTTGTAGTTTCTAGAAACACGTTATTTGCAACATAAACTGATCAGTGTTTGATATGAATCATGTTTGTGTCCATTGATGTTCTCTTTTTTCCCTCATTGCAATGAATTATATCTTTTGTTTGATCTTGGCCCCTTTTTATGGCTCATTCTTGGAGGATATTGCTAGCTAGCTTTTTCCTATTCAACTTTGTATTGCTAATAAACCTAGCTTTGAAATATTGTGATGTGGCGATTTCAGGTTTGGCTTGGGCTATTTGTGAGCACATAATTGAAGTTATAAAAGCACCTACCCTGTTTGCAACTCACTTtcatgagttgacttcattagCTCATGATAATTCAAATGATAAGCTATCTTCAAGAAAGCATATAGGAGTAGCTAATTACCATGTGAGTGCACACATTGACCAATCAAGTCGCAAGCTTACCATGCTTTACAAGGTGTCTCTCTCACACTCTACACCTCTGCCATTTTGTATTGATGTTGAAGCTGTGTTTGTTGACCATCTAAGTGATCAAGCTGCGTTTGTTGACAATCTAAGTGTGGAAAGCAATGATAGGTTTGATGCTGAATGATGAGTGTGATGTGCATGCCACTTGATGTGTTCATGTGCAGTCTAGTTGCTTTTATGATGCATTCATAATTAGCAGAAACAAGAATATCGGACTACATCAAAATTTATACAAGGCAACCATGCCTGTAGGGCATCACAATACTTGTGTCTGCTACAAACATGAAACAATTATATATGGGCTCATTTGATGTAGATGGAGTAATTTGTTGTTTATGAATCTTCCGAGTTTAAATTGGGCTCACTTGCTATCAGTTCATAAAACTGTGTAAATGTTTTTAACAATGTTCGTTGTGCTCTACTGTTCCAAGGTTGAACCAGGCGCCTGTGATCAAAGCTTTGGAATACATGTAGCAGAATTTGCCAACTTTCCAGAATGTGTTGTTGCTCTTGCCCGTGCAAAGGCTTCCGAGTTGGAAGATTTTTCGCCCATCGAAGTTTTGCACCATGATGCAAAAGAGGTAAATCTTTAGCTATCATGAATGCAAATAACAACagcaagaatttgatttataaGTTTCTGGTTCCACTAGACGACTACTGTCCTGGTTCATAAAAATTATACCGGATGATGGAAGATGATGAACCATTATTAGTGAAGAATGAAAAAGTTTGGGATAGAAGAGATGATACAGTACAAGAGCAACTCTTTGTCCCTCCATATATAACCTTTACCGGTACTTTGAATGACCACACTTTTTCCACTACAAAAAAAAGGGTTGTGACGGTCAAAACCGTCGGTTATTTCTCGTTCTGTGGGTTCATGCATATTTCGACATATTACCAACATAACTATTTCTCCTAATTGCAAATGTCAGCTGAGAAAATTGATGATGCAGTAGTATAGTTGTCGGTTCATCTAATTTTGTCCTGATTTTCAGATTTTACCAAAACGGAAGCGAAAATGGGATGCTGATGATGTGAGTAGGGGTGCTGAACGAGCTCGCCAGTTCTTAAAGGACTTCTCTGAGCTGCCGCTGGACAAAATGGACTTGAAGCAAGTGTTGGAACAAGTTAACAACTTGAGAGATGGATTGGAGAAGGATTCAGTTAACAATTGCTGGCTCCAACAGTTATTCTAGAAAATAACCATCCCCAAACATCTCTTTTATTTCCCTTTGGTTTTGTTGAAGTTGGTCAGCTTGGATACTACCACTCGAACCTGAAGCCATGCTGATACTGCGCTTGCTTGTGTTCCTTCTGTTGCTTATTAGTATATATGTAAGTAATGTATGGTTATGTCTTCTGATGCATTCGTCTAAACTTGCTATTACATTTATGATAGAGGTGCAAGCTAACTAAACCGAGCTAATTATGTCATAACTATGAGCTCGAGAGTTTTCTGTTTGAAGCTTAAAAG is drawn from Primulina eburnea isolate SZY01 chromosome 10, ASM2296580v1, whole genome shotgun sequence and contains these coding sequences:
- the LOC140803334 gene encoding DNA mismatch repair protein MSH2 isoform X1 gives rise to the protein MDQDLEEQNKLPELKLDAKQTQGFLSFFKRLPRDPRAIRFFDRRDYYTTHGENAIFIAKTYYHTTTALRQLGSGSDAISSVSVSKNMFETMTRDLLLERTDHTLELYEGTGANWRLVKSGTPGNLGSFEDILFANYDMQDSPVIVAIALNIRENIRNVGLSYIDLTRRILGLAEFPDDSHFTNLESAIVALGCKECLLSEEINKSSEYKPLMDAFSRCGAMITERKKTEFKVRDLVQDLCRLAKGSNDSVRDLLSEFEISLGALACIVSYVDLLADESNYGNYTVQRYDLDCYMRLDSAAMRALNVFESKTDANKNFSLFGLLNRTCTAGMGKRLLHLWLKQPLLDVNEINSRLDLVQAFVEDGAIRQDLRQHLKRISDIERLICCLEKKRASLVHVVKLYQSSIRLPFIKSALEQYSGQFCSLIRERYLDTLEKWTGDAHLNRFISLVEVAIDLDQLENGEYMISADYDSQLSVLKSEQESLGQQIHELHRNAANDLDLALDKALKLEKSTQYGHVFRITKKEEPKVRKKLNTHFIILETRKDGVKFTNTKLKKLSDQYQKVVEEYKNCQKELVANVVQTVATFSEVFEGIAGPISELDVLLGFADLAANCPTPYTRPSINPPDMGDIILEGSRHPCVEAQDWVNFIPNDCKLIRENSWFQIITGPNMGGKSTFIRQVGVNVMMAQVGSFVPCESASISIRDCIFARVGAGDCQMRGVSTFMQEMLETASILKGATDKSLIIIDELGRGTSTYDGFGLAWAICEHIIEVIKAPTLFATHFHELTSLAHDNSNDKLSSRKHIGVANYHVSAHIDQSSRKLTMLYKVEPGACDQSFGIHVAEFANFPECVVALARAKASELEDFSPIEVLHHDAKEILPKRKRKWDADDVSRGAERARQFLKDFSELPLDKMDLKQVLEQVNNLRDGLEKDSVNNCWLQQLF
- the LOC140803334 gene encoding DNA mismatch repair protein MSH2 isoform X2; this encodes MDQDLEEQNKLPELKLDAKQTQGFLSFFKRLPRDPRAIRFFDRRDYYTTHGENAIFIAKTYYHTTTALRQLGSGSDAISSVSVSKNMFETMTRDLLLERTDHTLELYEGTGANWRLVKSGTPGNLGSFEDILFANYDMQDSPVIVAIALNIRENIRNVGLSYIDLTRRILGLAEFPDDSHFTNLESAIVALGCKECLLSEEINKSSEYKPLMDAFSRCGAMITERKKTEFKVRDLVQDLCRLAKGSNDSVRDLLSEFEISLGALACIVSYVDLLADESNYGNYTVQRYDLDCYMRLDSAAMRALNVFESKTDANKNFSLFGLLNRTCTAGMGKRLLHLWLKQPLLDVNEINSRLDLVQAFVEDGAIRQDLRQHLKRISDIERLICCLEKKRASLVHVVKLYQSSIRLPFIKSALEQYSGQFCSLIRERYLDTLEKWTGDAHLNRFISLVEVAIDLDQLENGEYMISADYDSQLSVLKSEQESLGQQIHELHRNAANDLDLALDKALKLEKSTQYGHVFRITKKEEPKVRKKLNTHFIILETRKDGVKFTNTKLKKLSDQYQKVVEEYKNCQKELVANVVQTVATFSEVFEGIAGPISELDVLLGFADLAANCPTPYTRPSINPPDMGDIILEGSRHPCVEAQDWVNFIPNDCKLIRENSWFQIITGPNMGGKSTFIRQVGVNVMMAQVGSFVPCESASISIRDCIFARVGAGDCQMRGVSTFMQEMLETASILKGATDKSLIIIDELGRGTSTYDGFGLAWAICEHIIEVIKAPTLFATHFHELTSLAHDNSNDKLSSRKHIGVANYHVSAHIDQSSRKLTMLYKVEPGACDQSFGIHVAEFANFPECVVALARAKASELEDFSPIEVLHHDAKETTTVLVHKNYTG